From Cellulomonas chengniuliangii, the proteins below share one genomic window:
- a CDS encoding transglutaminase-like domain-containing protein produces MPSRKVVTSVLRTVTSHLELDVLGPSDLYLALAVADGAYDCQERLAVSHADEPLDVVELKGPHGSRVHRVAAPPGAVVVDYWAQASGLDLPPAVEENDVLESLRPSRYAQSDKLLAFAQDQFGPLAGRELLGAVVRWVRGHVTYLSGSSGPTDGATDTVLTRRGVCRDFAHLVIALLRARDVPARLVSVYAPGLSPMDFHAVVEAFVDGAWTVVDATGLAPRASMLRIATGRDATDTAFLSSYGGQVVLQALTVTATVQGDLPTDDGVSPTTLR; encoded by the coding sequence GTGCCCTCCCGAAAGGTCGTGACGTCGGTGCTGCGGACCGTCACCTCCCACCTCGAGCTCGACGTGCTCGGGCCCAGCGACCTGTACCTCGCCCTGGCGGTCGCCGACGGCGCCTACGACTGCCAGGAGCGTCTGGCCGTGTCTCATGCGGATGAGCCGCTCGACGTCGTGGAGCTGAAAGGCCCCCACGGCTCGCGCGTGCACCGGGTCGCCGCTCCCCCGGGCGCGGTCGTCGTGGACTACTGGGCACAGGCCTCCGGCCTCGACCTCCCGCCGGCCGTCGAGGAGAACGACGTGCTGGAGTCGCTGCGGCCCAGCCGCTACGCGCAGTCGGACAAGCTGCTCGCGTTCGCCCAGGACCAGTTCGGGCCACTGGCCGGCAGGGAGCTCCTCGGGGCCGTCGTGCGGTGGGTGCGGGGGCACGTCACGTACCTCTCCGGCTCGAGCGGGCCGACCGACGGCGCCACGGACACCGTCCTGACGCGCCGCGGGGTGTGCCGCGACTTCGCGCACCTGGTGATCGCCCTGCTGCGGGCACGTGACGTCCCCGCGCGGCTGGTGTCCGTCTACGCCCCCGGGCTCAGCCCCATGGACTTCCACGCGGTCGTCGAGGCCTTCGTGGACGGCGCCTGGACCGTCGTCGACGCCACCGGCCTGGCGCCGCGCGCGTCGATGCTGCGGATCGCGACAGGCCGGGACGCCACCGACACCGCGTTCCTGTCGAGCTACGGCGGGCAGGTCGTGCTCCAAGCACTCACCGTGACGGCCACCGTGCAGGGCGATCTGCCCACGGACGACGGGGTCTCCCCCACCACGCTCCGCTGA
- a CDS encoding formylglycine-generating enzyme family protein yields the protein MTLTDRRTSASWPVEISAYEMSATPVTRAYFHRILNLPPPPADEGRLPVTEISWWEVAEFCNTLSRHEDLTPAYRLDPADEHVEWNRSADGYRLPTEAEWEYACRAGTSGPRYGPLAVSAWYRANSGERLHAVGGKEPNAWGFYDTLGNVWEWCWDLYDPEVYGTYRVLRGGGWFDEHWSCRASVRRRSHPTLRIDDVGFRIARHLA from the coding sequence GTGACCCTGACCGACCGCCGCACCAGCGCAAGCTGGCCGGTGGAGATCAGTGCGTACGAGATGTCGGCGACGCCCGTCACCCGGGCCTACTTTCACCGAATCCTGAACCTCCCGCCGCCGCCTGCGGACGAAGGGCGGCTACCGGTGACGGAGATCTCCTGGTGGGAGGTGGCAGAGTTCTGCAACACCCTGTCACGGCACGAAGACCTCACTCCTGCCTATCGGCTCGACCCCGCCGATGAGCACGTCGAATGGAACCGGTCAGCGGACGGCTACCGCCTGCCTACCGAGGCGGAGTGGGAGTACGCCTGTCGCGCCGGGACGAGCGGCCCGCGATACGGACCGCTAGCGGTGAGCGCCTGGTACCGCGCCAACTCCGGCGAACGGCTGCACGCGGTCGGCGGCAAGGAGCCCAACGCCTGGGGCTTCTACGACACCCTCGGCAACGTGTGGGAATGGTGCTGGGACCTCTACGACCCCGAGGTCTACGGCACGTACCGGGTGCTGCGCGGTGGCGGCTGGTTCGACGAGCACTGGAGCTGCCGCGCCTCCGTGCGCCGGCGCAGCCATCCGACTCTGCGGATCGACGATGTCGGGTTTCGGATCGCTCGCCACCTGGCCTAA
- a CDS encoding BldC family transcriptional regulator: protein MAITTPNRNESATPMPGALLTPGEVAVLFRVDPKTVTRWAQAGKLSAVRTLGGHRRFHEAEVRELLTGVPQQRSES from the coding sequence ATGGCCATTACCACCCCAAACCGCAACGAGTCCGCGACCCCGATGCCGGGTGCGCTGCTCACCCCCGGTGAGGTGGCCGTCCTGTTCCGCGTCGACCCGAAGACGGTCACGCGGTGGGCCCAGGCGGGCAAGCTCTCCGCGGTGCGGACCCTCGGCGGCCACCGCCGGTTCCACGAGGCCGAGGTTCGCGAGTTGCTGACGGGCGTCCCGCAGCAGCGCAGCGAGAGCTGA
- the def gene encoding peptide deformylase, translated as MAMREIRTVGDPVLRTPCDPITTVDERVRSLVADLVETVDHDGRAGLAANQIGVNLRAFSWNIDDEVGYVLNPTIVELSDDYQDGDEGCLSVPGLWYPTRRAWYARVVGVDLDGDEVVVEGTELMARCLQHEVDHLDGMLYLDRLDRAVRKKAMRAIREQLA; from the coding sequence ATGGCGATGAGAGAGATCCGCACGGTCGGCGACCCGGTCCTGCGCACCCCCTGTGACCCGATCACCACTGTCGACGAGCGAGTGCGCTCCCTCGTCGCGGATCTGGTCGAGACCGTGGACCACGATGGCAGGGCCGGCCTCGCCGCCAACCAGATCGGTGTGAACCTGCGCGCCTTCTCGTGGAACATCGACGACGAGGTCGGCTACGTGCTGAACCCGACCATCGTGGAGCTCTCAGACGACTACCAGGACGGTGACGAGGGCTGCCTGTCCGTGCCGGGCCTGTGGTACCCGACGCGTCGCGCCTGGTACGCCCGGGTCGTCGGCGTCGACCTCGACGGCGACGAGGTCGTGGTCGAGGGAACCGAGCTCATGGCGCGCTGCCTGCAGCACGAGGTGGACCACCTGGACGGGATGCTCTACCTGGACCGGCTCGACCGAGCGGTCCGCAAGAAGGCCATGCGCGCGATCCGGGAACAGCTGGCCTGA
- a CDS encoding DUF3145 domain-containing protein, whose product MAGAITRGVLFVHSAPRALCPHLEWAAGNLLGTRVSMDWTPQPAARGMYRAEHSWQGPQGTGAQLASALRGWTHLRYEVTEEASHGSDGARWSHTPELGIFHAATDVHGNVVVPEDRIRAALVHAGDPARLCAELDLALGQAWDDELESFRYAGAGAPVRWLHRVG is encoded by the coding sequence ATGGCAGGTGCGATCACCCGCGGTGTACTTTTCGTGCACTCAGCTCCACGTGCGCTGTGCCCGCACTTGGAGTGGGCAGCAGGCAATCTCTTGGGCACCCGCGTGTCCATGGACTGGACGCCGCAGCCGGCTGCCCGGGGCATGTACCGCGCCGAGCACTCGTGGCAGGGCCCGCAGGGCACCGGCGCGCAGCTCGCCTCCGCGCTGCGTGGCTGGACCCACCTGCGGTACGAGGTGACGGAGGAGGCCAGCCACGGCTCCGACGGCGCCCGGTGGAGCCACACCCCTGAGCTCGGCATCTTCCACGCGGCCACTGACGTGCACGGCAACGTCGTGGTGCCCGAGGACCGGATACGCGCGGCGCTCGTGCACGCGGGAGACCCCGCCAGGCTCTGTGCCGAGCTGGACCTCGCCCTGGGGCAGGCGTGGGACGACGAGCTGGAGTCCTTCCGGTACGCCGGCGCCGGGGCGCCCGTCCGCTGGCTGCACCGCGTCGGCTGA
- a CDS encoding beta-ketoacyl-[acyl-carrier-protein] synthase family protein → MTPVTDVVVTGLGATTPLGGDVASTWRAALAGESGARHFDNDWAETYELPLTFAAQIKVAPSEVLPRQEIKRMDPSAQYAIIATREAWDDAGSPEVDPERLGAVVSSGIGGIWTTLDGWDTLQEKGARRVLPMTVPMLMPNSPAAYVELELGARAGAHALVSACASGAEAIGYAVEMIRSGRADVVVAGGTEAAIHPLPVAAFAASRTVSLRNDDPAGASRPYDVNRDGFVLGEGAGIVVLESAEHAAARGARVYARIAGVGLSSDGYHITSPEPSGRGQIAAMSRALADAQVTSADVVHVNAHATSTVVGDLIEARGVRDVLGADADQVALSATKSMTGHLLGGAGALETIFTVLALAERTAPPTINVTDPDPELVLDLVRDKPRDLRSGQVAAINNSFGFGGHNVALVVTSA, encoded by the coding sequence ATGACCCCCGTCACCGACGTCGTCGTCACCGGCCTGGGCGCCACGACCCCGCTGGGCGGGGATGTGGCCAGCACCTGGCGCGCTGCCCTCGCCGGTGAGTCCGGCGCCCGGCACTTCGACAACGACTGGGCCGAGACCTACGAGCTGCCGTTGACGTTCGCGGCGCAGATCAAGGTCGCCCCCTCCGAGGTGCTCCCGCGCCAGGAGATCAAGCGGATGGACCCCTCCGCGCAGTACGCCATCATCGCCACCCGCGAGGCCTGGGACGACGCTGGCAGCCCGGAGGTCGACCCGGAACGCCTGGGCGCCGTCGTGTCCTCGGGCATCGGCGGCATCTGGACCACCCTGGACGGCTGGGACACGCTGCAGGAGAAGGGCGCGCGCCGCGTCCTGCCCATGACCGTCCCCATGCTGATGCCCAACTCCCCCGCCGCCTACGTGGAGCTCGAGCTCGGAGCCCGCGCCGGGGCCCACGCCCTGGTCTCGGCCTGCGCGTCCGGCGCCGAGGCGATCGGCTACGCGGTCGAGATGATCCGCTCGGGCCGGGCCGACGTGGTCGTCGCTGGGGGAACCGAGGCGGCGATCCATCCGCTGCCGGTGGCCGCCTTCGCGGCGTCGCGCACCGTGTCGCTGCGCAACGACGACCCCGCGGGCGCGTCACGGCCCTACGACGTCAACCGCGACGGCTTCGTCCTGGGAGAGGGCGCCGGGATCGTCGTCCTGGAGAGCGCCGAGCACGCCGCTGCCCGCGGGGCGCGGGTGTACGCCCGGATCGCCGGGGTGGGGCTCAGCAGCGACGGGTACCACATCACCTCCCCCGAGCCGAGCGGCCGTGGCCAGATCGCGGCGATGAGCCGCGCTTTGGCCGACGCGCAGGTCACATCGGCCGACGTGGTCCACGTCAACGCCCATGCCACCTCGACCGTGGTCGGGGACCTCATCGAGGCGCGGGGCGTCCGGGACGTGTTGGGCGCCGATGCGGACCAGGTGGCGCTGTCCGCCACGAAGTCCATGACCGGGCACCTGCTCGGTGGCGCCGGCGCGTTGGAGACGATCTTCACGGTGCTCGCGCTGGCGGAGCGCACCGCTCCCCCGACGATCAACGTCACCGACCCTGACCCCGAGCTGGTCCTGGACCTGGTCCGCGACAAGCCGCGAGACCTGCGCTCGGGCCAGGTGGCGGCGATCAACAACTCCTTCGGGTTCGGCGGCCACAACGTCGCCCTGGTGGTCACGAGCGCCTGA
- a CDS encoding acyl carrier protein → MAHSEQEILAGLAEIVSEETGLPTDSVLPEKSFTDDLDIDSLSMMTIVTLAEEKFDVRIPDDEVKNLATVGDAVTFITKAQG, encoded by the coding sequence ATGGCGCACAGCGAGCAGGAGATCCTGGCCGGACTGGCCGAGATCGTCAGCGAGGAGACCGGGCTTCCCACCGACTCCGTCCTGCCCGAGAAGTCCTTCACCGACGACCTGGACATCGACTCGCTGTCGATGATGACGATCGTGACCCTCGCCGAGGAGAAGTTCGACGTGCGGATCCCCGACGACGAGGTCAAGAACCTCGCGACCGTCGGCGACGCCGTCACCTTCATCACCAAGGCGCAGGGCTGA
- a CDS encoding beta-ketoacyl-ACP synthase III: MTRPTLTQSTGPAHSRILGLGVMRGERVVTNDDLAGPIDSSDEWIRQRTGIVTRRRAAEGTGVLDLAEEAANAAIKDAGLTGADIDAVLVSTVTHFHQTPSAAAFLAERVGATPAAAYDISAACAGYCYGIGQADALVRSGAARNVLVVGAEKMSDFVDPTDRSISFLLGDGAGAVVVGASDFPGIGPTVWGSDGSQAEAIRQTHSWLETRDSDAGWPTLRQEGQSVFKWAVWQMAPVAQRALDAAGVTADQIDAFIPHQANMRIIDQMIKQLKLPESVAVARDIADTGNTSAASIPLATERLLREGQVSSGALALQIGFGAGLVYAAQVVVLP; this comes from the coding sequence GTGACCCGACCCACCCTGACGCAGTCCACCGGCCCCGCGCACTCCCGCATCCTGGGGCTCGGCGTCATGCGCGGCGAGCGCGTCGTGACGAACGACGACCTTGCCGGCCCCATCGACTCGTCCGACGAGTGGATCCGCCAGCGCACGGGCATCGTGACGCGCCGCCGCGCCGCCGAGGGCACCGGTGTGCTGGACCTCGCCGAGGAGGCCGCGAACGCGGCGATCAAAGACGCCGGGCTCACCGGCGCCGACATCGACGCGGTGCTGGTCTCGACCGTCACCCACTTCCACCAGACGCCTTCGGCCGCCGCGTTCCTCGCCGAGCGCGTCGGCGCCACCCCGGCGGCCGCCTACGACATCTCGGCCGCGTGCGCGGGCTACTGCTACGGCATCGGCCAGGCCGACGCGCTGGTCCGGTCTGGCGCGGCGCGCAACGTGCTGGTGGTTGGCGCCGAGAAGATGAGCGACTTCGTCGACCCGACCGACCGCAGCATCTCGTTCCTGCTCGGGGACGGCGCCGGCGCCGTGGTCGTCGGCGCGTCGGACTTCCCCGGCATCGGCCCCACGGTCTGGGGCTCCGACGGCTCCCAGGCCGAGGCGATCCGCCAGACGCACTCGTGGCTCGAGACCCGGGACTCCGACGCGGGTTGGCCGACCTTGCGCCAGGAGGGCCAGAGCGTCTTCAAGTGGGCCGTGTGGCAGATGGCGCCCGTCGCGCAGCGCGCCCTGGACGCCGCGGGAGTGACCGCTGACCAGATCGACGCGTTCATCCCCCACCAGGCCAACATGCGGATCATCGACCAGATGATCAAGCAGCTCAAGCTCCCCGAGTCCGTCGCGGTCGCCCGCGACATCGCCGACACCGGCAACACCTCCGCGGCCTCCATACCGCTCGCGACCGAGCGCCTTCTGCGCGAGGGTCAGGTGTCGAGCGGCGCGCTAGCCCTGCAGATCGGCTTCGGCGCCGGCCTCGTCTACGCCGCCCAGGTCGTCGTCCTGCCGTGA
- a CDS encoding ACP S-malonyltransferase: protein MLAIVCPGQGSQTPGMLAPWLDVAGVPGRVAAFSEASGLDLRSHGVDSDAEAIRDTAVAQPLIVAMSLIALRAILDGQDAAQVAGATAGHSVGELAAAAVAGVLTDEDAVSLVTVRASLMAQAAAAEPTGMSAVVGGDPEQVLAAIAQAGLWPANVNGGGQVVAAGSLEGLAALAAEPPARARVIPLQVAGAFHTPFMQSALDGFAPVAAARPADDPRMVLLSDADGAAYGDLPGEHGRFGAAADVLDRIAQQIVAPVRWDLCQEALLRVGVTGLLELAPGGVLTGLARRTLPGVETVAVKSPTDIQAARDLIARHAAPLSQETPS, encoded by the coding sequence GTGCTTGCCATCGTGTGCCCAGGTCAGGGCTCCCAGACCCCAGGAATGCTCGCCCCGTGGCTCGACGTGGCCGGCGTGCCCGGGCGTGTCGCGGCGTTCTCCGAGGCATCGGGGCTTGACCTGCGGTCGCACGGGGTCGACTCCGACGCGGAGGCGATCCGGGACACGGCCGTCGCCCAGCCGCTCATCGTGGCGATGTCGCTGATCGCCCTGCGCGCGATCCTCGACGGCCAGGACGCGGCGCAGGTCGCGGGAGCCACCGCTGGCCACTCCGTCGGCGAGCTCGCCGCCGCGGCCGTCGCCGGTGTGCTCACCGACGAGGACGCCGTCAGCCTGGTGACCGTGCGCGCCTCGCTCATGGCCCAGGCAGCCGCCGCCGAGCCCACCGGCATGAGCGCCGTCGTCGGGGGCGACCCGGAGCAGGTGCTCGCCGCGATCGCCCAGGCGGGCCTGTGGCCGGCGAACGTCAACGGCGGCGGCCAGGTCGTCGCCGCCGGATCCCTGGAGGGCCTCGCCGCCCTCGCCGCCGAGCCGCCCGCCCGGGCACGGGTCATCCCGCTCCAGGTGGCCGGAGCCTTCCACACCCCCTTCATGCAGTCCGCCCTCGACGGATTCGCGCCGGTCGCCGCGGCCCGCCCGGCCGACGACCCCCGCATGGTGCTGCTGTCCGACGCGGACGGCGCCGCTTACGGCGACCTCCCCGGCGAGCACGGCCGGTTCGGCGCGGCGGCGGACGTGCTGGACCGGATCGCCCAGCAGATCGTCGCCCCCGTGCGCTGGGACCTGTGCCAGGAGGCGTTGCTCCGCGTGGGCGTCACCGGGCTCCTCGAGCTGGCGCCGGGCGGGGTCCTGACCGGGCTGGCCCGGCGTACGCTGCCCGGTGTGGAGACGGTCGCGGTGAAGTCCCCCACCGACATCCAGGCCGCACGCGACCTCATCGCCCGCCACGCTGCCCCGCTCAGCCAGGAGACCCCCTCGTGA
- a CDS encoding PucR family transcriptional regulator, which produces MVTQRRHPATPVGASSPVPLAAPAASPAANDAAPPRAGIETLRRVRDGNGLLTAAAMRRLDEDLDWYRVLSAEDRSSVGLVAQAGITAFVTWFSDPSSPPHGVGEIFAAAPPELTRSISLQHTLQLVRVLVDVVEKHSDQLAAPGGERDLREAVLRYSREVAFSAAEVYARAAEVRGAWDARLEALVVDALVRGDVDDSLRSRVAALGWSGKGSTLVMVGTTTSPLDDVRAADLRRATRRAAEDALVGIQGDRLVVFLGGEGDLAAAAGTLLPKFGPGPVVIGPAVPHVVEAARSARAAFAGLLAAAAWEQAPRPVQADDLLPERVLVGDADARRMLVAQAYVPLAASTGSLLETLSAYLGAGRSLEAAARTLYVHPNTVRYRLRRVADVTGWDPLDPRESYVLQTALALGRLGGDGPA; this is translated from the coding sequence ATGGTCACGCAGCGTCGCCACCCCGCCACACCTGTCGGGGCGTCGTCGCCCGTGCCCCTCGCCGCTCCAGCGGCCTCACCGGCCGCCAACGACGCGGCGCCCCCGCGGGCCGGCATCGAGACCCTGCGCCGGGTGCGCGACGGGAATGGCCTGCTCACCGCGGCCGCGATGCGCCGGCTCGACGAGGACCTCGACTGGTACCGCGTGCTCTCCGCGGAGGACCGCTCGTCCGTGGGCCTCGTGGCGCAGGCGGGCATCACCGCGTTCGTGACCTGGTTCAGCGACCCGTCGAGCCCTCCGCACGGCGTCGGCGAGATCTTCGCGGCGGCGCCGCCCGAGCTGACCCGGTCCATCTCGCTGCAGCACACCCTCCAGCTGGTGCGCGTGCTGGTGGACGTCGTGGAGAAGCACAGCGACCAGCTCGCCGCGCCCGGCGGCGAGCGGGACCTGCGCGAGGCCGTGCTGCGGTACTCCCGCGAGGTCGCCTTCTCGGCAGCCGAGGTGTACGCGCGAGCCGCGGAGGTCAGGGGCGCGTGGGACGCCCGGCTCGAGGCGCTGGTCGTGGACGCACTGGTGCGCGGCGACGTCGACGACTCGCTGCGCTCGCGCGTGGCCGCGCTCGGCTGGAGCGGGAAGGGCTCGACCCTCGTGATGGTCGGCACCACGACCTCACCGCTCGACGACGTGCGCGCCGCCGACCTGCGCCGGGCCACCCGCCGTGCCGCGGAGGACGCGCTCGTGGGCATCCAGGGCGACCGCCTGGTCGTCTTCCTGGGCGGAGAGGGCGACCTGGCCGCGGCGGCGGGCACGCTGCTCCCCAAGTTCGGGCCGGGCCCGGTGGTCATCGGGCCAGCGGTCCCGCACGTCGTCGAGGCCGCCCGCTCGGCGCGCGCCGCGTTCGCGGGCCTGCTGGCAGCCGCGGCCTGGGAGCAGGCGCCGCGCCCGGTGCAGGCTGACGACCTGCTGCCCGAGCGGGTGCTGGTGGGCGACGCGGACGCGCGCCGGATGCTCGTGGCGCAGGCGTACGTGCCGCTCGCCGCGAGCACCGGGTCGCTGCTCGAGACGCTCTCGGCGTACCTCGGCGCGGGCCGCTCGCTCGAGGCCGCGGCGCGCACCCTGTACGTGCATCCCAACACCGTCCGGTACCGCCTGCGCCGGGTGGCCGATGTGACCGGATGGGACCCGCTGGACCCGCGTGAGTCCTACGTGCTGCAGACCGCGCTCGCCCTCGGCCGGCTCGGCGGAGACGGCCCGGCGTAG
- the aceE gene encoding pyruvate dehydrogenase (acetyl-transferring), homodimeric type: MASPRTRGEGAQVASTEDRGPLINGLLSQVPDIDPEETGEWVDSLDGLIDDKGGPRARYVLLNLLKRARERNVAIPTSLNTPYVNTIGVHEEPYFPGDEVLERRYRSWIRWNAAVMVTRAQRPGIGVGGHISSYASVATLYEVGLNHFFRGKDHPGGGDQVYFQGHASPGVYARGFLEGRLTAEQLDGFRQELSHPGGGLPSYPHPRLAPELWEFPTVSMGLGPASAIYQAWTNRYLHERGIKDTSQQNVWAFLGDGEMDEPESRGMLQLAAQQGLDNLTFVVNCNLQRLDGPVRGNGKIIQELEAQFRGAGWNVIKVIWGREWDVLLNADKDRALVNLMNVTPDGDYQTYKANDGAFVREHFFGRDPRTKALVEKMTDDEIWALKRGGHDYRKLYAAYAAATAHTGQPTVILAHTIKGYGLGSGFAGRNATHQMKKLKSDDLKLLRDSLHIPITDEQIDENPYVPPYYHPGQDDPAIQYMLERRRALGGFVPERRSKHTEVKLPDDKTYDLLKKGSGTQEVATTMALVRLFKDLVRDKEFGHRIVPIIPDEARTFGLDAIFPSAKIFNTNGQHYLAVDRDLMLSYKESESGQIMHTGINEAGSAAAFQAVGTSYATHGEPLIPFYFYYSMFGFQRTGDQFWAAGDQMTRGFLIGATAGRTTLTGEGLQHADGHSPLLAGTQPHVVHYDPAYGYEIRHIVRDGIQRMYGQDDPRDPDVMYYLTVYNEPMIQPAEPEDVDVEGILRGIHLIAPAEGDGPRAQILASGVAVPWALEARQLLADDWGVRAAVWSVTSWNELRRDGLAADAQAFLQPGEEPREAYLTQKLRGAEGPFVATTDYDHLVADQVRAWIPGTYATLGADGFGFSDTRAAARRHFKIDGPSTAVRVLQQLARTGEVPADAPARAIEQYRLHDVTAGTSGNVGGDS; this comes from the coding sequence ATGGCCTCGCCGCGGACGAGAGGCGAGGGAGCACAGGTGGCTTCGACCGAGGACAGAGGTCCGCTCATCAACGGCTTGCTGAGCCAGGTGCCGGACATCGACCCTGAGGAGACCGGCGAGTGGGTGGACTCCCTCGACGGCCTGATCGACGACAAGGGCGGGCCCCGCGCGCGCTACGTGCTGCTCAACTTGCTGAAGCGGGCACGTGAGCGCAACGTCGCGATCCCGACTTCCCTGAACACGCCGTACGTGAACACGATCGGCGTCCACGAGGAGCCGTACTTCCCGGGCGACGAGGTGCTCGAGCGCCGCTACCGCTCGTGGATCCGCTGGAACGCGGCCGTCATGGTCACGCGCGCCCAGCGTCCCGGGATCGGCGTCGGCGGGCACATCTCGTCCTACGCGTCGGTCGCGACGCTGTACGAGGTCGGCCTCAACCACTTCTTCCGCGGCAAGGACCACCCGGGCGGCGGAGACCAGGTCTACTTCCAGGGCCACGCCTCCCCCGGCGTGTACGCCCGCGGCTTCCTCGAGGGCCGGCTCACGGCGGAGCAGCTCGACGGCTTCCGCCAGGAGCTCTCGCACCCGGGCGGCGGCCTGCCGTCGTACCCGCACCCGCGCCTGGCCCCCGAGCTCTGGGAGTTCCCGACGGTGTCGATGGGCCTCGGCCCGGCGTCGGCGATCTACCAGGCGTGGACCAACCGCTACCTGCACGAGCGCGGCATCAAGGACACGAGCCAGCAGAACGTCTGGGCGTTCCTCGGCGACGGCGAGATGGACGAGCCCGAGAGCCGCGGCATGCTGCAGCTCGCCGCCCAGCAGGGCCTCGACAACCTGACGTTCGTCGTGAACTGCAACCTGCAGCGCCTCGACGGCCCGGTGCGCGGCAACGGCAAGATCATCCAGGAGCTCGAGGCTCAGTTCCGCGGCGCCGGCTGGAACGTCATCAAGGTGATCTGGGGCCGCGAGTGGGACGTCCTGCTCAACGCGGACAAGGACCGCGCGCTGGTCAACCTCATGAACGTCACGCCGGACGGCGACTACCAGACGTACAAGGCGAACGACGGCGCCTTCGTCCGTGAGCACTTCTTCGGTCGCGACCCGCGCACCAAGGCGCTCGTGGAGAAGATGACCGACGACGAGATCTGGGCGCTCAAGCGCGGTGGCCACGACTACCGCAAGCTGTACGCGGCCTACGCGGCGGCCACGGCCCACACCGGCCAGCCGACGGTCATCCTGGCGCACACCATCAAGGGCTACGGCCTGGGCTCGGGCTTCGCGGGGCGCAACGCCACGCACCAGATGAAGAAGCTCAAGTCGGATGACCTGAAGCTGCTGCGGGACTCGCTGCACATCCCGATCACGGACGAGCAGATCGACGAGAACCCGTACGTCCCGCCGTACTACCACCCCGGCCAGGACGACCCGGCGATCCAGTACATGCTGGAGCGGCGCCGGGCGCTGGGCGGGTTCGTCCCGGAGCGGCGCAGCAAGCACACCGAGGTCAAGCTCCCCGACGACAAGACCTACGACCTGCTCAAGAAGGGCTCGGGCACGCAGGAGGTCGCCACCACCATGGCGCTCGTGCGGCTGTTCAAGGACCTGGTGCGGGACAAGGAGTTCGGCCACCGGATCGTCCCGATCATCCCGGACGAGGCACGCACCTTCGGGCTGGACGCGATCTTCCCCTCGGCGAAGATCTTCAACACCAACGGCCAGCACTACCTCGCGGTGGACCGTGACCTGATGCTCTCCTACAAGGAGTCCGAGAGCGGTCAGATCATGCACACCGGCATCAACGAGGCTGGCTCGGCGGCAGCGTTCCAGGCTGTCGGCACGTCGTACGCGACGCACGGCGAGCCGCTGATCCCGTTCTACTTCTACTACTCGATGTTCGGGTTCCAGCGCACCGGCGACCAGTTCTGGGCCGCCGGCGACCAGATGACGCGCGGGTTCCTGATCGGCGCCACGGCTGGCCGCACCACGCTCACGGGCGAGGGCCTGCAGCACGCCGACGGGCACTCCCCGCTGCTCGCGGGCACCCAGCCGCACGTCGTGCACTACGACCCGGCGTACGGGTACGAGATCCGGCACATCGTGCGCGACGGCATCCAGCGGATGTACGGCCAGGACGACCCGCGCGACCCCGACGTCATGTACTACCTCACGGTGTACAACGAGCCGATGATCCAGCCGGCCGAGCCGGAGGACGTCGACGTCGAGGGCATCCTGCGGGGCATCCACCTCATCGCGCCGGCAGAGGGCGACGGGCCGCGCGCCCAGATCCTCGCCTCCGGCGTCGCGGTGCCGTGGGCGCTCGAGGCGCGTCAGCTCCTCGCCGACGACTGGGGCGTGCGCGCCGCGGTGTGGTCGGTGACCAGCTGGAACGAGCTGCGCCGCGACGGCCTGGCCGCGGACGCGCAGGCGTTCCTGCAGCCCGGCGAGGAGCCGCGTGAGGCGTACCTGACGCAGAAGCTGCGTGGCGCCGAGGGTCCCTTCGTCGCGACGACGGACTACGACCACCTCGTCGCCGACCAGGTGCGGGCGTGGATCCCGGGCACGTACGCCACGCTCGGGGCGGACGGCTTCGGCTTCTCCGACACGCGCGCGGCGGCTCGTCGCCACTTCAAGATCGATGGCCCCTCGACCGCGGTCCGCGTGCTGCAGCAGCTCGCGCGGACGGGCGAGGTCCCTGCCGACGCTCCTGCCAGGGCGATCGAGCAGTACCGCCTGCACGACGTCACCGCCGGCACGTCCGGCAACGTGGGCGGCGACTCCTGA